A region from the Aricia agestis chromosome 12, ilAriAges1.1, whole genome shotgun sequence genome encodes:
- the LOC121732208 gene encoding monocarboxylate transporter 9-like, with product MDTQRVYANGINNKDKSIIHNDKIPSEDDRTTSPLLERANDIKYIDGVEPVDVEHKNDLNTINSMKTHENGINNRLSVEYSKDDNEDAKSTNERVKFLGVGDDDSICSSKHEEPEPQIPDGGWGWVVVAASFLIATVADGLAFSYGLLQIKFVDFFEASEAKTSLIGSLFISVPLIAGPIMSALVDRYGCKKMTIVGGIFSTVGFVAASYSNSVEVLYVTYGIIAGLGMGLLYVTAVVSIAYWFEKRRNLAVGLGSCGVGFGTFIYSPLTTYLLDEYGWRGALLLLAGTVLNVCVCGAVMRDPEWLILEQKKQRRLSKSKRANSSTSISARSARSGGGESLYLGAEELKHLVQSGEDPEHILTSLVAAIAEAESVEAATKRNADLSSQQKVSSVINLPTFLRQSEKITPEVLDQLTSNERLYNIILTNYPSLLALRSTSDTKLNVETPTKEKLSKKKKKRDFDKKLKMVRENLLQPVPENNTLNPKVERHDWLMKTFQTDRHYLRDIRVHRNSIMHRGAMMNIAKYRLKASSCPDIYKNSMWSMEEDQEERTWGKKLLHAINKTFDFNMFTEFHFLMMNLSTLVLFIWFIVPYFYISTFMEETGYTETEGSLMLSVFGVATIIGIVGLGWIGDLPWVNITKTYGLCLVACGISILLFPILIRVMDAKESYSFYILALNALFFGLTFSSSYSYTPSILVELIALERFTMAYGLVLLSQGLGHLIGPPMAGALKDKTGYWDAAFYIAGIWVIVSGLLVAVIPYTKNFRIIGNAPLAKDVAVDPEPGVKIIIAH from the exons ATGGACACGCAAAGAGTGTACGCAAATGGAATTAACAACAAGGATAAGTCTATCATTCATAATGATAAAATTCCTTCGGAAGATGATAGGACTACTTCACCTCTTCTAGAGAGAGCAAATGACATTAAATACATCGACGGCGTCGAGCCAGTAGATGTAGAACATAAAAACGATTTAAATACGATCAATTCTATGAAAACGCATGAGAATGGAATAAACAATCGTTTATCTGTAGAGTACTCGAAAGATGACAATGAAGACGCGAAGTCTACTAATGAAAGAGTAAAGTTTCTGGGTGTGGGCGATGATGACAGTATCTGTTCCAGTAAGCATGAGGAGCCAGAACCTCAAATACCAGATGGAGGTTGGGGCTGGGTGGTTGTAGCTGCGTCGTTCCTTATCGCGACCGTTGCCGATGGACTTGCATTCTCTTATGGACTGCTGCAAATCAAGTTCGTTGATTTCTTCGAAGCCAGCGAAGCGAAGACTTCTCTTATTGGAAGTCTTTTTATATCCGTTCCTCTAATAGCTGGGCCGATTATGAGTGCGCTAGTTGATAGATATGGATGCAAGAAAATGACAATAGTTGGAGGAATATTTTCTACGGTTGGATTTGTTGCTGCATCATACAGTAATTCTGTAGAAGTCTTGTATGTCACTTACGGTATTATTGCTGGATTGGGAATGGGATTACTGTATGTCACTGCTGTAGTATCTATAGCATATTGGTTTGAGAAACGTCGTAATTTAGCAGTCGGATTGGGTTCGTGTGGAGTTGGATTTGGGACTTTTATTTACTCACCTTTAACTACCTATTTATTAGATGAATATGGTTGGCGTGgtgctttattattattagctggAACTGTACTTAATGTTTGCGTCTGTGGTGCTGTTATGAGAGACCCTGAATGGTTAATTTTGGAGCAAAAGAAACAAAGAAGGTTAAGCAAATCTAAAAGAGCAAACAGTTCTACCTCAATTTCGGCTCGATCTGCTAGGTCTGGTGGGGGAGAATCGTTGTACCTTGGTGCTGAAGAATTGAAGCATTTAGTCCAGAGTGGCGAAGATCCAGAGCATATACTTACTTCATTGGTGGCTGCAATTGCGGAAGCGGAGAGTGTTGAAGCAGCAACCAAAAGAAACGCTGACTTATCGTCACAACAGAAAGTTAGCTCAGTTATTAATCTCCCAACATTTTTGAGGCAGAGCGAGAAG ATAACACCAGAAGTGCTCGATCAATTGACATCTAACGAACGTCTctacaatataattttaacaaactatCCATCTCTCTTGGCCTTAAGAAGCACATCAGATACAAAGCTGAACGTTGAAACTccaacaaaagaaaaacttagtaagaagaaaaagaagagaGATTTCGATAAGAAACTTAAGATGGTTCGAGAGAATCTTCTTCAGCCTGTTCCAGAGAACAATACCCTTAATCCGAAAGTAGAGAGGCACGATTGGCTGATGAAGACGTTTCAGACTGATCGTCATTATCTGAGAGATATTCGCGTACATCGTAACTCCATTATGCATAGAGGAGCCATGATGAATATAGCCAAGTATAGATTGAAAGCTTCTTCGTGTCCGGATATTTATAAAAACTCAATGTGGTCTATGGAAGAAGACCAAGAGGAAAGG ACATGGGGAAAGAAACTCCTGCACGCCATAAACAAGACCTTCGATTTCAACATGTTCACCGAATTCCATTTCCTGATGATGAATCTGTCGACCTTGGTTCTGTTTATATGGTTCATCGTACCCTACTTCTACATCTCTACCTTCATGGAAGAGACTGGTTACACCGAAACCGAGGGTTCCCTGATGCTTAGTGTCTTCGGTGTCGCTACTATCATTGGAATT gtcgGCCTCGGCTGGATAGGCGATCTACCATGGGTGAACATAACGAAGACCTACGGATTATGTCTCGTCGCTTGCGGCATATCCATACTCTTATTCCCGATACTTATTCGTGTTATGGACGCGAAAGAGTCCTACAGCTTCTACATTTTGGCGCTAAACGCTTTATTCTTCGGCCTGACGTTTTCTAGCTCGTACTCATACACTCCTAGTATATTGGTGGAGTTGATCGCTTTGGAGAGGTTCACCATGGCGTATGGACTGGTGCTGCTGAGTCAGGGCTTGGGACATCTGATTGGACCACCCATGGCTG gtGCTCTAAAAGACAAGACTGGGTATTGGGACGCGGCATTCTACATCGCTGGTATCTGGGTGATAGTTTCTGGTCTCCTGGTAGCCGTCATCCCGTACACCAAGAACTTCAGAATCATCGGCAACGCCCCGCTGGCTAAGGACGTAGCTGTCGACCCAGAACCTGGAGTGAAGATTATTATTGCGCATTAG